From Enterococcus mediterraneensis, the proteins below share one genomic window:
- the pth gene encoding aminoacyl-tRNA hydrolase → MKMIVGLGNPGRKYENTRHNVGFMAVDQLASAYQTNFKANPFEAEVADFFVAGEKILLVKPQTFMNDSGRAVGPLMTYYGIEKDELLVIYDDLDLALGKIRLRQKGSAGGHNGMKSIISHLGTDAFKRIKIGIDRPKPGMTVVNHVLNPFAKEDQPVILASIDKAADACKFYLENQDFIATMNRFN, encoded by the coding sequence ATGAAGATGATCGTTGGATTAGGAAATCCAGGGAGAAAATATGAGAATACACGACACAATGTTGGATTTATGGCTGTCGACCAGCTGGCTTCGGCGTATCAAACGAATTTTAAAGCTAATCCGTTTGAAGCAGAAGTAGCGGATTTTTTTGTTGCAGGAGAAAAAATTCTTCTTGTGAAGCCGCAAACGTTTATGAACGACTCCGGACGAGCTGTAGGCCCTTTGATGACGTATTATGGTATAGAAAAAGACGAGCTTCTGGTGATCTATGATGATTTGGATCTGGCTTTAGGTAAGATCCGTCTGCGGCAAAAAGGCAGCGCTGGAGGACATAACGGCATGAAGAGCATTATTTCCCACTTAGGAACAGACGCATTCAAACGGATCAAGATTGGGATCGATCGGCCGAAACCGGGGATGACAGTGGTAAATCATGTCCTGAATCCTTTTGCGAAAGAAGATCAGCCGGTGATTTTGGCAAGTATCGACAAAGCGGCAGATGCCTGCAAATTTTATTTAGAAAATCAAGATTTTATAGCAACGATGAATCGATTCAATTAA
- a CDS encoding L-lactate dehydrogenase, translating into MTDVEKKEYLKDHQKVILVGDGAVGSSYAFALVTQNIAQEVGIVDINVAKTEGDALDLTDALAWTSPKKIYAATYADAHDADLVVITAGAPQKPGETRLDLVHKNLKINRDVVTQIVDSGFNGIFLVAANPVDILTYSTWKFSGFPKERVIGSGTSLDSARFRQKIAELVNVDARNVHAYILGEHGDSEFPVWSHANVAGLQIYEWIKNNPDVDEEEMVNIFFGVRDAAYKIIEKKGATFYGIATALARITRAILNDENAVFPLSVYLDGQYDQKDIYIGAPAVINAQGIQQVIEIPLTDSEQDRMNASASQLKEILTQAFEQLEAEEAGK; encoded by the coding sequence ATGACAGACGTTGAAAAAAAAGAATATCTTAAAGACCACCAAAAAGTAATCCTTGTCGGTGATGGCGCAGTAGGTTCTAGTTATGCATTTGCTTTAGTAACTCAAAATATTGCTCAAGAAGTTGGGATCGTTGATATTAATGTAGCTAAAACAGAAGGAGACGCGCTTGATCTAACAGACGCGCTTGCATGGACTTCACCTAAAAAAATCTATGCAGCAACTTATGCTGATGCTCATGATGCAGACTTAGTAGTGATCACTGCGGGTGCACCTCAAAAACCAGGTGAAACTCGTTTGGATTTGGTTCATAAAAACTTGAAGATCAACCGCGATGTTGTTACTCAAATCGTTGATTCTGGTTTTAACGGAATCTTCTTAGTAGCAGCAAACCCTGTTGATATTTTGACTTACTCAACTTGGAAATTCTCAGGATTCCCTAAAGAACGTGTTATCGGTTCAGGAACATCCCTTGACTCAGCACGTTTCCGTCAAAAAATCGCTGAATTGGTCAACGTTGATGCTCGTAACGTTCACGCGTATATCTTGGGTGAACACGGCGACTCAGAATTCCCTGTTTGGTCTCATGCTAACGTTGCCGGATTGCAAATCTATGAATGGATCAAAAACAATCCAGACGTTGATGAAGAAGAAATGGTCAACATCTTCTTTGGCGTTCGTGACGCAGCTTATAAGATCATTGAGAAAAAAGGTGCGACATTCTACGGTATCGCTACAGCCTTGGCACGTATTACACGCGCGATCTTAAATGATGAAAATGCGGTCTTCCCATTGTCTGTTTACTTAGACGGCCAATATGACCAAAAAGATATCTATATCGGGGCACCAGCTGTGATCAACGCACAAGGTATCCAACAAGTCATTGAAATCCCATTGACTGATTCTGAACAAGATCGGATGAACGCTTCCGCTTCTCAATTGAAAGAAATCTTGACACAAGCTTTCGAACAACTTGAAGCTGAAGAAGCTGGTAAATAA
- a CDS encoding L,D-transpeptidase family protein — protein MTRSSRHKSHTKVILWVILGLFVALFAGYSIRGNHYADRFLPNTKINDINISNLSVAEANKKLKGNADQQEFSITDNGKPWKTMKKTELGLKTDYTDELQKILASQNQWKWGVAYVFAAENDSLDGVAVDEKKLDQELTALNTEISELNKTRTATEDAKLTKDKDGFKITPEVQGDTIDAEKVSTELKTAVTSQKDALELADYIEKPKVTSDDENLNKEMSSLNKIAQIQANYSINGETFQIPTETIMDWLVYKDDKANLDNEKVRDYVADLGKQYNTSKVSSKFQSTKRGEVDVPAGTWSWTIQTDAETEALAQAILTGENFTRSPIVQGSTSADQPLIGDTYIEVDLKNQHMWYYKDGKVALETDVVTGKPSTPTPAGVFYIWDKQRDATLTGQNDDGSDYESPVDYWLPIDWTGVGIHDSPWQPAYGGDLWKTRGSHGCVNTPPKVMSELYKMVSEKTPVIIF, from the coding sequence ATGACTCGATCATCTCGACATAAATCTCATACCAAAGTCATCCTTTGGGTAATTCTAGGTCTATTTGTCGCTTTATTTGCCGGCTATTCCATTCGTGGAAACCATTATGCCGACCGTTTTTTGCCTAATACAAAGATCAATGACATCAATATCAGTAATCTTTCCGTGGCTGAAGCAAATAAAAAGCTGAAAGGAAATGCCGATCAGCAGGAATTCTCCATCACAGACAACGGCAAACCTTGGAAAACCATGAAGAAAACCGAGTTGGGATTGAAAACAGACTACACAGATGAGCTGCAAAAGATCCTTGCTTCCCAAAACCAGTGGAAATGGGGCGTCGCTTACGTCTTCGCCGCTGAAAATGACTCTCTGGACGGTGTGGCAGTCGACGAGAAAAAACTAGATCAAGAGCTGACTGCATTGAATACAGAGATCAGTGAGCTGAACAAGACGCGTACTGCCACAGAGGACGCGAAATTAACCAAAGACAAAGACGGTTTCAAAATCACCCCGGAAGTCCAGGGGGATACCATCGACGCCGAAAAAGTCAGCACCGAATTAAAGACTGCTGTTACTTCCCAAAAAGACGCTTTAGAATTGGCAGACTACATTGAAAAACCAAAAGTGACCTCAGACGATGAGAATCTCAACAAAGAGATGTCTTCTCTTAACAAAATCGCGCAAATACAAGCGAACTATTCTATCAATGGCGAAACATTCCAGATTCCAACAGAAACAATCATGGATTGGCTAGTCTATAAAGATGATAAAGCAAATCTTGATAATGAAAAAGTACGTGACTATGTCGCTGATTTAGGAAAACAATACAACACCAGCAAAGTTTCTTCAAAATTCCAAAGTACTAAACGCGGCGAAGTAGATGTGCCGGCTGGTACTTGGAGCTGGACGATCCAAACAGATGCGGAAACGGAAGCCTTGGCACAAGCGATCCTTACTGGCGAAAACTTTACCCGTTCACCGATCGTACAAGGAAGCACTTCTGCTGATCAGCCTCTGATCGGCGATACGTATATCGAAGTTGATTTGAAAAATCAGCATATGTGGTATTACAAAGACGGTAAAGTCGCTCTTGAAACAGATGTCGTTACCGGTAAACCTTCGACACCAACTCCGGCTGGCGTGTTCTATATTTGGGACAAACAGCGAGACGCGACATTGACAGGTCAAAATGATGACGGTTCTGATTACGAAAGCCCAGTTGATTACTGGCTGCCTATTGATTGGACAGGCGTCGGTATCCATGATTCACCTTGGCAACCGGCATACGGCGGCGATCTTTGGAAGACGCGAGGATCCCACGGTTGTGTCAATACTCCGCCAAAAGTGATGTCTGAACTTTACAAAATGGTTTCAGAAAAAACTCCAGTCATTATCTTCTAA
- a CDS encoding YebC/PmpR family DNA-binding transcriptional regulator, whose amino-acid sequence MSGHSKWNNIQGRKNAQDAKRGKIFQKLSREIYMAAKAGGPDPSMNPSLRLVVDKAKAANMPNDNVDRAIKKATSSTESANYDEVTYEGYGPGGVAILVHALTDNRNRTATNVRVAFTRNGGNLGETGSVNYLFDRKGYIAIEREGLSVDEETMFEDVLEAGGEDLITSPEVFEIYTAPEDFTAVRDQLEKDGFVLAQAELTMVPQNTVPLTEEQKAQLEQLVEKLEDDDDVSEVFTSAED is encoded by the coding sequence ATGTCAGGACATTCTAAATGGAACAATATCCAAGGTCGAAAAAACGCTCAAGATGCTAAACGAGGAAAGATCTTCCAAAAGCTTTCTCGGGAGATCTATATGGCGGCGAAAGCCGGTGGTCCTGACCCGTCAATGAATCCGTCATTGCGCTTAGTAGTAGACAAAGCCAAAGCAGCCAATATGCCTAATGACAATGTGGATCGCGCAATCAAAAAAGCGACAAGTTCCACAGAAAGCGCCAATTATGATGAAGTAACTTACGAAGGTTATGGCCCCGGCGGTGTCGCCATCTTGGTCCATGCCTTGACGGACAACCGCAATCGGACAGCTACCAATGTCCGGGTAGCTTTTACCCGTAACGGCGGCAATCTGGGAGAGACCGGTTCGGTAAATTATCTTTTTGATCGCAAAGGCTACATTGCTATCGAACGAGAAGGTCTGTCAGTCGATGAGGAGACGATGTTTGAGGATGTCTTAGAAGCCGGAGGAGAGGATCTGATCACTTCGCCGGAAGTCTTTGAGATCTATACAGCACCGGAAGATTTTACAGCGGTTAGAGATCAACTGGAAAAAGATGGATTTGTTTTAGCGCAAGCTGAATTGACGATGGTACCGCAAAACACGGTTCCTTTGACGGAAGAACAAAAAGCTCAATTGGAACAATTGGTGGAAAAATTAGAAGACGACGATGACGTGTCGGAAGTCTTCACGTCAGCCGAGGACTAA
- a CDS encoding VanZ family protein, with product MRIWKNPNFYLIVGLLVMAVLFYSSYQTYEQQSQIGLLENVLKGEPFKDKLMNVRFMYAGSEVSIQAKGYFSFVEFFIRKAAHFMTYFLLGGTFCLALFYKLKNIWWSAFFALLAAAGYAGMDEFHQMLTGGRTPLFQDVMLDAAGALTAILLVIVVTSIKKARR from the coding sequence ATGCGTATTTGGAAAAATCCTAATTTTTATTTGATCGTCGGTCTGTTAGTGATGGCGGTCTTGTTTTACAGTTCATACCAAACCTACGAGCAGCAGTCTCAGATCGGATTGTTGGAAAATGTTTTAAAAGGGGAGCCCTTTAAAGATAAATTGATGAATGTTCGATTTATGTACGCTGGCAGTGAAGTCAGCATCCAAGCAAAAGGCTATTTTTCTTTTGTGGAATTTTTTATCCGCAAAGCCGCCCACTTTATGACGTATTTTCTTTTAGGCGGTACATTTTGTTTGGCATTGTTTTATAAGCTGAAAAACATTTGGTGGAGCGCCTTTTTCGCATTATTAGCGGCTGCGGGATATGCAGGCATGGATGAATTCCATCAGATGCTGACTGGCGGTCGTACGCCGTTGTTTCAAGATGTGATGCTGGATGCCGCCGGTGCTTTGACGGCTATCTTGCTGGTCATAGTAGTGACAAGTATCAAAAAAGCCCGCCGATGA
- a CDS encoding M3 family oligoendopeptidase, protein MKYALNWDLDSIFPGGSNSPQLQQRLEKLKEELAEFHHQVDAFQTTADADALSAIFHRQETITNGFSQCGSFINALLSADVNDTKAKLLMGQLSELRPGFQLTATILAKKLTEISDDDWQTLLKTASLQPIAFRLAEIRREGKEQLSEAEENIINTLSLDGLEAWSQHYDTLVATIEIPFTQADGTKVTLSAGQAFNKMMGDPDKAVRQQLFDTWEKVWGEKAELFSDTLNHLDGFRLATYKLHGVEDYLKKPLEYNRLKKETLDVMWETIQKNKQPIVDYLTRKAQLFGNKKMAWQDQDAPIILGDMEERTFTFDEAAEFILENFHKFSPKMATFAKKAFEKSWIEAEDRPGKRPGGYCTELPETQESRIFMTYSNSVNEVATLAHELGHAFHSGVMWDLPALNRDYAMNVAETASTFAELIVADATLKEATTKEEKINLLDTKMQNAIAMFMNIHARYIFENNFYQARQKGLVSTEEITEMMTAAQKESYQDGLASYHPHFWAAKLHFFIDDVPFYNFPYTFGYLFSMGIYAYASKQGTSFEDDYIALLRDTASMTTEELAEKHLQVDLTKPDFWQAGIDMVLKDVQTFMDLTEEYVK, encoded by the coding sequence ATGAAGTATGCACTAAATTGGGATCTTGATTCCATTTTTCCAGGCGGCAGCAATTCGCCGCAACTGCAACAACGTTTAGAAAAATTAAAAGAAGAATTAGCGGAATTCCACCATCAAGTTGATGCGTTCCAAACAACGGCTGATGCGGATGCACTGTCAGCTATCTTCCACCGCCAAGAAACCATCACTAACGGTTTTTCACAATGCGGTTCCTTCATCAACGCACTGCTTTCAGCAGATGTCAATGATACCAAAGCGAAACTGCTGATGGGGCAATTATCCGAATTGCGTCCTGGTTTCCAGTTGACCGCGACGATTTTAGCAAAAAAATTGACAGAAATTTCTGATGATGATTGGCAAACATTGCTGAAAACAGCTTCCTTGCAGCCTATCGCGTTTCGTTTAGCAGAAATCCGCCGCGAAGGAAAAGAACAATTATCAGAAGCCGAAGAAAACATCATCAACACACTTTCCTTGGATGGATTAGAAGCTTGGAGTCAGCACTATGATACGCTTGTAGCGACCATCGAGATCCCATTCACTCAAGCAGATGGTACTAAGGTCACTCTTTCTGCCGGTCAAGCCTTCAATAAAATGATGGGAGATCCTGACAAAGCTGTCCGTCAACAGTTGTTTGACACATGGGAAAAAGTCTGGGGCGAAAAAGCGGAACTTTTCAGCGATACCTTGAACCACTTAGACGGCTTCCGCTTGGCGACTTACAAATTGCACGGTGTCGAAGATTACTTGAAAAAACCATTGGAATACAATCGTTTGAAAAAAGAAACCCTTGATGTGATGTGGGAAACGATTCAAAAAAACAAACAACCTATCGTAGACTATTTGACCCGCAAAGCACAACTGTTCGGAAATAAAAAAATGGCTTGGCAGGATCAAGACGCACCGATCATTTTAGGAGATATGGAAGAACGGACTTTCACCTTTGATGAAGCGGCAGAATTTATCTTGGAAAACTTCCATAAATTCAGTCCGAAAATGGCGACTTTCGCGAAAAAAGCCTTTGAAAAAAGCTGGATCGAAGCCGAAGACCGTCCTGGCAAACGTCCTGGCGGCTACTGTACCGAACTGCCGGAAACCCAAGAATCACGGATCTTTATGACTTATTCTAATTCAGTCAACGAAGTGGCAACATTAGCTCATGAATTGGGTCATGCCTTCCACAGCGGCGTAATGTGGGATCTGCCGGCATTAAATCGGGATTATGCAATGAACGTTGCCGAAACCGCCAGCACCTTTGCGGAATTGATCGTGGCCGACGCTACCTTAAAAGAAGCTACAACAAAAGAAGAAAAGATCAACCTGCTGGATACCAAGATGCAAAACGCGATCGCGATGTTCATGAATATCCACGCTCGTTATATCTTTGAAAACAATTTCTATCAAGCACGTCAAAAAGGATTAGTCTCCACAGAAGAGATCACCGAAATGATGACTGCCGCTCAAAAAGAAAGCTACCAAGATGGATTGGCTAGTTACCATCCACATTTCTGGGCTGCGAAATTGCACTTCTTTATTGATGATGTGCCGTTTTACAACTTCCCTTATACATTCGGCTACTTGTTCAGTATGGGGATCTACGCCTACGCTTCAAAACAAGGAACCAGCTTTGAAGATGACTATATCGCATTGCTGCGGGATACCGCGTCCATGACGACAGAAGAATTGGCGGAAAAACATCTGCAAGTCGACTTGACTAAACCAGACTTCTGGCAAGCAGGGATCGATATGGTCTTGAAAGATGTCCAAACCTTTATGGATTTGACAGAAGAATATGTAAAATAG
- a CDS encoding manganese catalase family protein yields the protein MFRHQKELQFEAKPERTNPLIAKYLQELIGGQYGEMSVAMQYLFQGWSCRGEEKYKDMLMDIATEELGHVEMLATMVARLLEDAPVEDQEAAMKKDPTIGAIISGMNPQHAIVAGLGPRPADSVGNPWNGGYIVASGNLLADFRANLNAESQGRLQVARIYEMIDDRGVKDLLSVLLARDSYHQNLWACAVKELEEKEGTILVPSTFPRDNERFDIAYDFYNFSEGEQSKEGSWAQGKALDGQGEYQWLKEPKIEGKAPKLDPVTPKMYGTPPMPKKEK from the coding sequence ATGTTTAGACATCAAAAAGAATTGCAGTTTGAGGCAAAACCAGAACGGACCAATCCCCTGATCGCGAAATATCTTCAAGAATTGATTGGTGGTCAATATGGTGAAATGAGTGTGGCTATGCAGTATCTTTTCCAAGGCTGGAGCTGCCGCGGTGAAGAGAAATACAAAGACATGCTGATGGACATCGCAACAGAAGAATTGGGTCATGTGGAAATGTTGGCGACAATGGTTGCTAGACTGTTGGAAGATGCACCGGTAGAAGATCAAGAAGCAGCAATGAAAAAAGATCCGACGATCGGTGCCATCATCTCAGGTATGAATCCGCAACATGCCATCGTTGCCGGCTTAGGACCTCGTCCGGCTGACAGCGTAGGAAATCCTTGGAATGGCGGCTATATCGTAGCCAGCGGAAATCTATTGGCAGATTTTCGTGCCAATCTGAATGCGGAATCGCAAGGACGTCTGCAGGTTGCTCGTATCTATGAAATGATCGATGACCGAGGTGTTAAAGATCTGTTATCTGTTTTATTGGCACGCGACAGCTATCATCAAAACTTATGGGCTTGTGCGGTCAAAGAATTGGAAGAAAAAGAAGGGACTATTTTAGTACCAAGTACCTTCCCGCGGGACAATGAACGCTTTGATATCGCTTATGATTTTTACAATTTTTCAGAAGGCGAGCAAAGTAAAGAAGGTTCATGGGCGCAAGGCAAAGCCTTAGACGGTCAAGGGGAATATCAATGGTTGAAAGAACCTAAGATCGAAGGAAAAGCGCCAAAACTTGATCCAGTGACCCCGAAAATGTACGGCACACCGCCAATGCCGAAAAAAGAAAAATAA
- a CDS encoding isochorismatase family protein — MLVVIDMQNHILDPDSESYIPGCEALIPNIKKRITKARTNNEIILYTRDIPVEMKDTPKEEAEELQIISDIAPQADEIVVKKYYFTIPPDKLLEICKSVEDDFKQSEKLEVIGVETSLCVLSNALALQSAFPEADIFIDPNLVCGRKHNDCALALFKQFNIEVLN; from the coding sequence ATGTTGGTAGTAATCGATATGCAAAATCATATTCTTGATCCTGACAGCGAATCTTATATCCCGGGTTGCGAAGCGTTGATCCCCAATATAAAAAAGCGCATCACAAAAGCCAGAACCAATAATGAGATCATTCTTTACACAAGAGACATTCCGGTGGAGATGAAAGATACGCCGAAGGAAGAAGCAGAGGAGCTGCAAATCATTTCTGACATCGCTCCGCAAGCTGATGAGATCGTCGTAAAAAAATATTATTTCACGATTCCGCCAGACAAACTTCTAGAGATCTGCAAGTCTGTGGAAGATGACTTCAAACAAAGCGAAAAGCTGGAAGTTATCGGTGTTGAAACAAGTTTATGTGTGCTTTCCAATGCGTTGGCGTTGCAAAGTGCTTTTCCGGAAGCGGATATCTTTATCGATCCGAATTTAGTCTGCGGACGCAAGCATAATGATTGTGCGCTGGCTCTTTTCAAACAATTTAATATCGAAGTCTTGAATTAG
- a CDS encoding GlsB/YeaQ/YmgE family stress response membrane protein → MGLIWSLIVGGVIGAIAGAITKKGSSMGIIANVIAGLVGSAIGQSLLGHWGPTVAGMAVIPSIIGAVILVAIVSFFFGRNQ, encoded by the coding sequence ATGGGTTTAATTTGGTCATTAATTGTAGGCGGAGTAATCGGAGCGATCGCAGGTGCGATCACTAAAAAAGGTTCTTCTATGGGTATCATTGCAAATGTAATCGCTGGGTTGGTAGGATCAGCCATCGGTCAAAGTCTATTAGGACACTGGGGACCGACCGTTGCGGGAATGGCAGTCATTCCTTCGATCATCGGTGCGGTGATCTTAGTTGCGATCGTTTCATTCTTTTTCGGCAGAAATCAATAA